Proteins encoded within one genomic window of Candidatus Syntrophocurvum alkaliphilum:
- the yihA gene encoding ribosome biogenesis GTP-binding protein YihA/YsxC, with the protein MNIKTAELAGIFVDIKSLPEEDMPEIALVGRSNVGKSSLINKVVNRKNLAKSSSTPGKTRTINYYIINNEFYFVDLPGYGYAKVSKTEKAKWKKMIEKYLSQRKQLKGVIQLIDIRHPPSEDDILMQEWLLHFGLPVLVVVTKADKISKGARLKHLKPIKLNLNLDFEPICFSAQNGEGVSEVKEAISEIIG; encoded by the coding sequence GTGAATATTAAAACAGCAGAATTAGCAGGCATTTTTGTTGATATTAAATCTTTGCCAGAAGAAGATATGCCTGAAATTGCTTTAGTTGGGAGATCAAATGTAGGAAAATCATCCTTAATTAATAAGGTTGTAAATAGAAAAAATTTAGCTAAATCAAGTTCAACACCAGGTAAAACCCGGACCATAAACTACTATATTATAAATAATGAATTTTATTTTGTAGATCTACCGGGTTATGGATATGCAAAAGTATCCAAAACTGAAAAAGCAAAATGGAAAAAAATGATTGAAAAATATCTAAGTCAACGCAAACAGTTAAAAGGAGTAATACAATTAATTGATATCAGACACCCACCTAGTGAAGATGATATTTTAATGCAAGAATGGTTACTACATTTTGGTCTACCTGTTTTAGTTGTAGTAACTAAAGCAGACAAAATTTCTAAAGGTGCTAGATTAAAACATCTTAAACCAATAAAATTGAATCTTAACTTAGATTTTGAGCCAATTTGCTTTTCAGCGCAAAACGGTGAAGGAGTAAGTGAGGTAAAAGAAGCAATATCAGAGATAATTGGCTAG
- a CDS encoding inorganic phosphate transporter — MFSITLVLIPIILALIFDFTNGFQDTANAVATSVATQALSPRMAVILAAVFNFLGALSGTAVAITIGTSLVSPDLVTPIVIIAALSAAIFWNTFTWYLGIPSSASHALIGGIVGGVIAGYGVTQVKWLGFVKIFAGLIISPVVGFLVGGIFMAVFFWLFKNHSPLKTNNKFRKLQVLSACMVAFAHGSNDAQKSMGIITMVLFGAGIITVFEVPLWVKVACASAMALGTAQGGWRIIKTVGSKIFKIEPINGFASDFTSSIVIYSATLLGAPVSTTHIVSSSIVGAGTVKRAKGVRWQVAIQIIAAWVITIPSSAFVAIAMFEIISKLF, encoded by the coding sequence ATGTTTAGTATTACACTAGTACTTATCCCAATAATATTAGCACTAATATTTGACTTTACAAACGGATTCCAAGATACAGCAAACGCTGTTGCTACATCTGTTGCCACCCAGGCTTTAAGCCCAAGAATGGCTGTGATTTTAGCAGCAGTTTTTAATTTTTTAGGTGCTTTAAGTGGCACAGCCGTAGCAATTACTATTGGAACAAGCCTTGTCTCTCCTGACCTTGTAACCCCTATAGTTATTATAGCTGCTCTATCTGCAGCAATTTTCTGGAACACTTTTACTTGGTACTTAGGTATACCAAGTAGTGCTTCACATGCACTGATTGGTGGTATAGTAGGTGGAGTTATAGCTGGCTATGGAGTTACTCAAGTAAAGTGGTTAGGCTTTGTGAAAATCTTTGCAGGATTAATAATATCACCCGTTGTAGGTTTTTTAGTAGGCGGAATTTTTATGGCCGTTTTTTTTTGGCTATTTAAAAATCACTCACCTTTAAAAACAAATAATAAGTTCAGAAAGCTACAGGTTTTATCAGCATGTATGGTAGCCTTTGCACATGGTTCAAACGATGCGCAAAAATCGATGGGGATAATTACTATGGTGTTGTTTGGGGCTGGGATAATAACTGTTTTTGAAGTGCCTTTATGGGTTAAGGTTGCTTGTGCTTCTGCAATGGCATTAGGAACAGCACAAGGTGGATGGAGAATTATAAAAACTGTAGGCTCAAAAATATTTAAAATAGAACCAATTAATGGGTTTGCTTCTGATTTTACTTCATCAATTGTAATATATTCAGCAACTTTATTAGGTGCACCTGTAAGTACTACTCATATAGTTTCCTCTTCTATAGTGGGTGCAGGAACAGTTAAACGTGCAAAGGGGGTTAGGTGGCAGGTAGCAATTCAAATTATAGCAGCTTGGGTTATAACAATTCCTTCTTCAGCTTTTGTGGCTATAGCAATGTTTGAAATAATTAGTAAGCTTTTTTAA
- a CDS encoding valine--tRNA ligase encodes MSNNHSLPTVYNSSNVEGKWYKFWMENNCFTPDNDYTKEPFSIVMPPPNVTGSLHLGHALDNTIQDILTRWRRMQGYNTLWLPGTDHAGIATQARVEESLAQEGLNKHELGREKFLEKVWEWKNLYGDRITNQLCLLGSSCDWTRERFTMDEGCSRAVREVFVNLYEDGLIYQGDYIINWCPKCQTALSDIEVEHEENDGHLWHIKYPIEDSNEYVVVATTRPETMLGDTGVAIHLEDDRYNHLIGKQVILPIINRKIPIFADEYVDKDFGTGVVKVTPAHDPNDFEMGLRHNLEQLVVMDETAKMNDNAGIFKGMDRYECRKKLIEILKDQELLINIDDHMHSLGHCQRCANIIEPMVSKQWFVKMEPLAKPAIEKVENGEINFIPERFTKTYINWMENIRDWCISRQLWWGHRIPVWYCQECGEVICSKEDPANCNQCDSLQLIQDEDVLDTWFSSALWPFSTLGWPESTKDIECFYPTSVLVTGRDIIFFWVARMIFSGIEHTDDVPFRDVNIHGLILDGQGRKMSKSLDNGIDPIEVIDKYGADTLRFSLITGVTPGNDVRFHWEKVENTRNFANKIWNASRFVLMNLDDFKEIDINYDELELVDKWIISRFNTKAEQVTKLLESYDIGEAASGLYEFIWDEFCDWYIELAKPRLFNNNTKEKLVVKNVLRNTLMGILKLLHPFMPFITEEIYQNLPGHNNTIMLDRWPIVNNQLIDDVAVENMNDLMRLIRLTRNIRAEFNVNPSSKISSIIVIPDETKRENVEANKDYILDLANMLNVEVVNKLENKPGQAASAVTAFAEIYVPLEGIIDVKKEIARLEKELNNSLKDYEKANAKLNNENFISRAPAEVIEKEKAKAQEANLKKEGILNRLQILKGK; translated from the coding sequence ATGTCTAATAATCATAGTTTGCCTACTGTATACAATTCATCAAATGTTGAAGGAAAATGGTATAAATTTTGGATGGAAAATAATTGTTTTACTCCAGATAATGATTATACAAAAGAACCGTTTTCTATAGTCATGCCACCACCAAATGTAACAGGATCTCTACATTTAGGACATGCATTAGATAATACTATACAAGATATTTTAACCCGTTGGCGAAGAATGCAAGGCTATAATACGTTATGGCTTCCAGGTACTGATCATGCAGGCATCGCAACTCAGGCGAGAGTTGAAGAATCTTTAGCTCAAGAAGGTTTAAACAAGCATGAGCTAGGCAGAGAAAAGTTTTTAGAAAAAGTATGGGAATGGAAAAATCTTTATGGTGATAGGATAACAAATCAGCTTTGCTTACTAGGCTCTTCTTGTGATTGGACTAGGGAGAGATTTACTATGGATGAGGGTTGTTCTAGAGCGGTACGAGAGGTTTTTGTAAACTTGTATGAAGACGGGCTTATTTATCAAGGTGATTACATAATTAATTGGTGCCCTAAGTGTCAAACAGCTCTATCAGATATTGAAGTTGAACATGAAGAAAACGATGGCCATTTATGGCATATTAAATACCCTATTGAGGATAGTAATGAATACGTGGTTGTAGCTACTACAAGACCGGAAACAATGCTAGGGGATACTGGTGTTGCTATACATTTAGAAGATGATAGATACAACCATCTTATAGGAAAACAGGTTATACTTCCAATAATCAACAGAAAAATACCTATTTTTGCAGATGAGTATGTAGATAAAGATTTCGGAACAGGTGTAGTTAAAGTTACACCGGCTCATGATCCTAATGATTTTGAAATGGGATTAAGACATAATTTAGAACAATTAGTTGTAATGGATGAAACTGCTAAAATGAATGATAATGCTGGGATTTTTAAAGGAATGGATCGATATGAATGTCGTAAGAAACTAATTGAAATATTAAAGGATCAAGAACTATTAATAAATATTGATGATCATATGCATTCACTTGGACATTGTCAACGCTGTGCTAATATCATTGAACCAATGGTTTCAAAGCAATGGTTTGTTAAAATGGAACCACTGGCAAAACCTGCTATAGAGAAAGTAGAAAATGGTGAAATAAATTTTATCCCGGAGCGATTTACCAAAACATATATTAATTGGATGGAGAATATAAGAGATTGGTGTATTTCTCGTCAGTTATGGTGGGGACATAGAATTCCTGTTTGGTACTGCCAAGAATGTGGAGAAGTTATTTGTAGTAAGGAAGATCCAGCAAACTGTAATCAATGTGATTCACTACAGCTAATACAGGATGAAGATGTTCTTGATACTTGGTTTAGTAGTGCCTTATGGCCTTTTTCAACCTTAGGATGGCCAGAAAGTACTAAAGATATAGAATGTTTTTATCCAACTAGTGTTCTAGTTACTGGCAGGGACATAATTTTCTTCTGGGTAGCTAGGATGATATTTTCTGGTATAGAGCATACTGATGATGTCCCTTTTAGAGATGTTAATATTCATGGTTTGATTCTAGATGGACAAGGAAGAAAAATGAGTAAATCTCTTGATAATGGTATTGATCCAATTGAGGTAATAGATAAATATGGTGCAGATACCTTGCGCTTTTCACTTATAACTGGTGTTACTCCTGGTAATGATGTGCGTTTTCATTGGGAGAAGGTAGAAAATACACGTAACTTTGCTAATAAAATTTGGAATGCTTCTAGGTTTGTTCTTATGAATCTCGATGATTTTAAGGAAATTGATATAAACTATGATGAACTTGAACTAGTGGATAAATGGATTATTTCTAGATTTAATACTAAAGCTGAACAGGTAACAAAGTTATTAGAAAGCTATGATATAGGTGAGGCTGCAAGTGGGCTTTATGAATTTATCTGGGACGAGTTTTGTGACTGGTATATAGAACTGGCAAAACCAAGGTTGTTTAATAATAACACTAAAGAAAAGCTAGTAGTAAAAAATGTATTAAGAAATACCTTAATGGGCATTTTAAAACTTCTTCATCCATTTATGCCATTTATTACTGAAGAAATATATCAAAACTTACCGGGTCATAATAATACAATTATGTTAGACAGATGGCCAATAGTAAATAACCAATTAATAGATGATGTTGCAGTGGAAAACATGAATGATTTAATGCGATTAATTAGGCTTACTAGAAATATAAGAGCTGAATTCAATGTAAATCCAAGCTCTAAAATATCTAGTATAATTGTAATACCTGATGAAACAAAAAGAGAAAATGTAGAAGCAAATAAAGATTACATTTTAGATTTGGCTAATATGTTAAATGTAGAAGTAGTAAATAAACTCGAAAATAAGCCAGGACAAGCTGCATCAGCAGTGACTGCGTTTGCGGAGATATATGTGCCATTAGAAGGAATAATTGATGTAAAAAAGGAAATAGCTAGACTTGAAAAAGAATTAAACAATTCACTTAAAGATTATGAAAAGGCAAATGCAAAGTTAAATAATGAAAACTTTATATCTCGTGCACCAGCAGAAGTTATTGAAAAAGAAAAGGCTAAAGCACAAGAAGCAAATTTAAAGAAAGAGGGTATATTAAATCGTCTACAGATATTAAAAGGCAAGTAG
- a CDS encoding redox-sensing transcriptional repressor Rex encodes MKAYKIPEATVMRLSIYSRYLQKLIENGTQTISSGEIANGVGVGSAQVRKDLAYFGEFGTRGVGYNVEELFNHLMEILGLDEKWNVIIIGAGKLGSALATYQGFIDRGFNITAILDIDEAIIGKKLMDIEVEHIDLLSKKVKENNVEIGVITVPGSVAQVVTDDLIKAGAKAILNFSPNVLRVPNEIILRNVDLSVNLEVLSFNLSFHK; translated from the coding sequence TTGAAAGCTTATAAAATACCTGAAGCTACTGTTATGAGGTTGTCAATTTATTCTAGGTATCTGCAGAAACTAATAGAAAATGGTACTCAAACAATTTCTTCTGGAGAAATTGCAAATGGGGTTGGCGTAGGTTCTGCGCAAGTTAGAAAGGATTTAGCTTATTTTGGTGAGTTTGGTACTCGTGGTGTAGGATACAATGTAGAAGAGCTTTTTAATCATTTAATGGAAATATTGGGCTTAGATGAAAAATGGAATGTTATAATTATAGGAGCAGGAAAGTTAGGTTCAGCTTTAGCAACATATCAAGGATTTATTGATAGAGGATTTAATATAACTGCTATTTTAGATATAGATGAAGCCATAATAGGTAAAAAGCTCATGGATATTGAGGTAGAGCATATTGATTTACTTAGTAAGAAAGTTAAAGAAAACAATGTAGAAATAGGTGTAATAACTGTTCCAGGATCAGTTGCTCAAGTAGTTACAGATGATTTAATAAAAGCGGGTGCTAAAGCAATTTTAAATTTTTCACCGAATGTATTAAGAGTTCCTAATGAAATTATTCTTAGAAATGTTGATTTATCAGTCAATTTAGAGGTTTTGAGTTTTAATCTATCGTTTCATAAGTAA
- a CDS encoding Maf family protein encodes MPRIILASQSPRRKELLIKIGLEFEVIPAGINEEGLTANSPDELVQKLAILKGRHIANKVESGIIISADTIVVLNGQILGKPFNRDSAKAMLKTLSNNIHEVQTGLCLINKDLDNELVIVEKTMVHFKSLTNEEIDFYIKTGEPMDKAGAYGIQGFASVFIKKIEGCYFNVVGLPLHRLYELLISQGVNLMGGEGRVNGLQSYYKGHARGHEA; translated from the coding sequence TTGCCAAGAATTATATTAGCATCACAATCTCCACGAAGAAAGGAACTTCTAATTAAGATAGGATTAGAATTTGAAGTGATTCCTGCTGGTATTAATGAGGAAGGTTTAACTGCAAATTCTCCAGATGAACTTGTCCAAAAGTTAGCAATACTAAAAGGACGTCATATAGCAAATAAAGTAGAAAGTGGAATTATTATTTCAGCTGATACTATTGTTGTATTAAATGGACAGATACTTGGAAAACCTTTTAATAGAGACAGTGCTAAAGCTATGCTTAAAACCCTATCTAATAATATTCATGAAGTTCAAACTGGTTTATGTTTAATAAATAAAGACTTAGATAATGAACTAGTAATAGTTGAAAAAACTATGGTTCACTTTAAAAGCTTAACTAATGAAGAAATAGATTTTTATATAAAAACAGGGGAACCTATGGATAAGGCGGGGGCTTATGGCATTCAGGGTTTTGCTTCTGTATTTATAAAAAAAATTGAAGGGTGCTATTTTAATGTAGTTGGTTTGCCGTTACATAGGTTATATGAATTGCTTATATCTCAGGGGGTTAATCTAATGGGGGGAGAAGGTAGGGTTAATGGACTACAAAGTTACTATAAAGGACATGCCAGAGGACATGAGGCCTAG
- the lon gene encoding endopeptidase La, with the protein MLPLRGVIVFPYTVIHLDVGRKKSINAIEEAMLDKKEIFLATQKEAQTDDPSIEDIYQVGTVAEIKQVLKMPGGTMRVLVEGLHRSILKEYISNDQFIEVEIDEHKDIEDKKTSETEALMRTLIHEFEQYVRMSKKISPETVVSVVAIDEPGRLADVVASHLNLKITEKQEILEALDIVKRLEFLCEIIAKEMEVLELERKINVRVRKQMEKSQKEYYLREQMKAIQKELGEKDDKANELEELRERIDKAKLPKDALDKVTKELERLEKMPPMVAEAVVVRNYLDWMLSLPWSIETRDRLDLNVAERILDEDHYGLEKPKERIIEYLAIRKLAKKMKGPILCLVGPPGVGKTSLGKSVARSLGRKFVRMSLGGVRDEAEIRGHRRTYVGSMPGRVIQGMKQAGSRNPVFLLDEIDKMTMDFRGDPASALLEVLDPEQNSTFSDHYLETSFDLSKVMFITTANSTYNIPRALLDRMEVIEIAGYTEEDKVCIANEYLVTKQIKEHGLKIDNINISEGALRKIIREYTREAGVRNLERQIASACRKVAREVVKDKKTSINITANNIPKFLGIPKYRYGMAEKEKQVGVATGLAWTETGGDILSIEIALLKGKGKLTLTGKLGDVMKESAQAGLTYVKAKAEELGITTEIIENYDVHIHVPEGAIPKDGPSAGITIATALASAMSNIAVRNDVAMTGEITLRGRVLPIGGIKEKVLAAHRAGINTVILPQDNKKDLDEIPENVKKKIKIVLVGHMDEVLSNTLVNSDQEK; encoded by the coding sequence ATGTTACCACTTAGAGGTGTAATTGTTTTTCCATATACAGTTATTCATCTAGATGTGGGAAGGAAAAAATCTATAAATGCTATAGAAGAAGCGATGTTAGATAAAAAGGAAATTTTTCTAGCAACACAAAAAGAAGCGCAAACTGATGATCCTTCTATAGAAGATATTTATCAAGTAGGTACTGTAGCAGAAATTAAACAGGTGTTAAAAATGCCTGGTGGAACAATGCGTGTATTAGTCGAAGGACTACACCGCTCTATACTTAAAGAATATATATCTAATGATCAGTTTATTGAAGTTGAAATAGACGAACATAAGGATATTGAAGACAAGAAAACTTCTGAAACTGAAGCCTTAATGCGAACTCTAATTCATGAATTTGAACAATATGTTCGAATGAGCAAAAAAATATCACCCGAAACGGTTGTTTCGGTTGTAGCAATTGATGAACCTGGTAGGTTAGCTGATGTAGTTGCTTCTCATCTAAATTTAAAAATAACAGAAAAACAAGAAATATTAGAGGCATTAGATATTGTTAAACGCCTCGAATTTTTATGCGAAATAATTGCTAAAGAAATGGAAGTTTTAGAGTTAGAAAGAAAGATAAATGTTCGAGTACGTAAGCAGATGGAAAAATCTCAAAAAGAATATTATTTAAGAGAGCAAATGAAAGCTATACAAAAAGAACTAGGTGAAAAAGACGATAAAGCTAACGAATTAGAAGAACTTAGAGAGCGGATAGACAAAGCTAAACTGCCTAAAGATGCTTTAGATAAAGTGACCAAAGAACTAGAAAGATTAGAAAAAATGCCCCCAATGGTTGCAGAAGCAGTTGTAGTAAGAAATTATTTAGACTGGATGCTCTCTTTGCCTTGGTCAATAGAGACAAGAGATAGGTTGGATTTAAATGTAGCTGAAAGAATTTTAGATGAAGATCATTATGGTTTAGAAAAACCAAAGGAAAGAATAATTGAATATTTGGCTATACGTAAACTAGCAAAGAAAATGAAAGGACCAATATTATGCTTAGTTGGGCCTCCTGGTGTTGGTAAAACTTCATTGGGAAAATCAGTTGCACGTTCACTAGGGCGTAAATTTGTACGCATGTCACTAGGTGGTGTGCGAGATGAAGCAGAAATAAGAGGGCACAGAAGAACGTATGTAGGTTCAATGCCAGGAAGAGTTATACAAGGAATGAAGCAGGCGGGTTCTCGAAATCCAGTTTTTCTTTTAGATGAAATTGATAAAATGACTATGGATTTTAGAGGAGATCCAGCATCTGCATTATTAGAAGTTTTAGATCCAGAGCAAAACTCAACATTTAGTGATCATTACTTAGAAACATCATTTGATTTATCGAAAGTAATGTTTATTACTACTGCTAATTCAACTTATAATATACCAAGAGCGTTGTTAGATAGAATGGAAGTTATAGAAATAGCAGGTTATACAGAAGAAGATAAAGTATGTATTGCAAATGAATATCTAGTTACCAAACAAATAAAAGAACATGGATTAAAAATTGATAATATTAATATTTCAGAAGGAGCGCTTCGAAAAATTATTAGAGAATACACAAGAGAGGCTGGTGTAAGAAACTTAGAAAGACAGATAGCATCAGCTTGTCGTAAAGTAGCGCGTGAAGTAGTTAAGGATAAAAAGACATCTATAAACATTACAGCTAATAATATCCCTAAGTTTTTGGGAATACCTAAATATAGATATGGCATGGCAGAAAAAGAAAAACAAGTAGGAGTAGCTACGGGATTAGCATGGACAGAAACTGGTGGAGATATATTATCTATAGAAATAGCACTATTAAAGGGAAAAGGAAAGCTTACTTTAACTGGGAAGCTAGGCGATGTTATGAAGGAGTCTGCCCAAGCTGGATTAACATATGTTAAAGCTAAAGCAGAAGAATTAGGTATTACAACTGAAATTATAGAAAACTATGATGTTCATATACATGTGCCTGAAGGTGCAATTCCTAAAGATGGTCCATCTGCAGGTATTACTATCGCTACTGCACTAGCTTCAGCTATGTCTAATATTGCTGTTAGAAATGATGTAGCAATGACTGGTGAAATAACTTTAAGAGGTAGAGTTTTACCTATAGGTGGAATAAAAGAAAAAGTTTTAGCTGCTCATAGGGCTGGAATTAACACAGTTATATTACCTCAAGATAACAAAAAAGACTTAGATGAAATACCTGAAAATGTTAAGAAAAAAATTAAGATTGTCTTGGTTGGCCATATGGATGAAGTTTTATCAAATACGCTTGTAAATTCTGATCAAGAAAAGTAA
- a CDS encoding DUF4321 domain-containing protein: MGGRSRTSWQILLLLLAIGGIVGGFIGDAIVKLWPQMNILGNAQSVGLPPFTMDLQVFTLTFGFMLHINIFTIIGFILAFLAFRKL, from the coding sequence GTGGGTGGAAGGTCAAGGACCTCATGGCAGATATTATTATTGCTTTTAGCTATAGGTGGAATTGTTGGAGGTTTTATAGGAGATGCTATAGTTAAGCTATGGCCACAAATGAATATTTTAGGGAATGCACAAAGTGTTGGGTTACCACCATTTACTATGGATTTACAAGTGTTTACCTTAACATTTGGTTTTATGTTGCATATAAATATTTTTACTATTATAGGTTTCATTTTAGCTTTTCTTGCTTTTAGAAAACTTTAA
- a CDS encoding DUF47 domain-containing protein — protein MVFRLKPRDERFYEYFEEMADIICEASKILKTYFEEKHDPIKTLEKLLDLEHRGDQIFATTIKQINNTYMPPFDREDIINLTQELDNILDHIHGTMDKIVLYKAGHPREKHILKLVSVLEEATDEIREAMTHLRKLRSNHDQILEQCDKIRLFEQEGDYLYRTGIAILFDKTENVIDIIKWKEIYEHLETTFDYCENVSNVVKAITVKYV, from the coding sequence TTGGTTTTTAGACTAAAACCACGTGATGAAAGATTTTACGAATACTTTGAAGAAATGGCAGATATTATCTGTGAAGCATCAAAAATATTAAAAACTTATTTTGAGGAAAAGCACGATCCAATTAAAACACTAGAAAAACTATTAGACTTAGAACATCGTGGTGACCAAATATTTGCAACCACAATTAAACAAATTAATAATACATATATGCCTCCTTTTGATAGGGAGGATATAATAAATTTAACTCAAGAATTAGATAATATACTTGACCACATACATGGTACTATGGACAAAATAGTTCTTTATAAAGCTGGCCATCCTAGAGAAAAACATATATTAAAATTAGTTAGTGTTTTAGAAGAAGCTACTGATGAAATTAGAGAGGCTATGACACATCTTAGAAAACTACGTTCCAATCATGACCAAATTCTTGAGCAGTGTGATAAAATACGTTTATTTGAACAGGAGGGTGATTACTTGTATAGAACAGGTATAGCAATCCTATTTGATAAAACTGAAAATGTTATTGATATTATAAAATGGAAGGAAATATATGAACATCTCGAAACAACCTTTGATTATTGTGAAAATGTCAGTAATGTTGTTAAAGCTATAACTGTCAAATATGTTTAG
- a CDS encoding Mur ligase family protein — protein MKSSTDIKRQVEKELAELSLFGSKPGLDRIKQLLKKLGNPERDLKCIHIAGTNGKGSTSLIVGSVLSAAGYKVGRFTSPHLYSYFERITINEYEIEPSILMDYLYNVKNHAKSLEDEGHEYPTEFEILTAIALKCFKDYKVDIAILEVGMGGIYDSTNVIESPLVSVITSIGCDHTQYLGDTLKEIAHNKAGIIKTNVPVVTGEINDDALSVIRKRATQLNARLFHANEIKIKLLKPPDLSGFTIDIKGLSINIESVKISLLGDFQLTNISVSILVLEILKNNGYKITNEIIAKTFPSLKHPGRLEIVSNNPLVIVDVAHNPQGSQALARSLETLLPNKKKVLVCGFLDDKDIQENLKPLGNKTKICIITKPKSHRSSNWHNIAFIWQQEFPHIKFIVEENIQRAVEKGFSLVGTGEYLLIAGSFYLLSEARQLFVQN, from the coding sequence ATTAAATCGTCTACAGATATTAAAAGGCAAGTAGAAAAGGAGCTTGCAGAATTAAGTTTATTTGGAAGCAAGCCGGGATTAGACAGGATTAAGCAGTTACTGAAAAAACTTGGGAATCCAGAACGGGACCTAAAATGTATACATATTGCGGGTACTAATGGAAAGGGTTCTACATCGCTAATAGTTGGAAGTGTTTTATCAGCTGCGGGATATAAAGTGGGTAGATTTACTTCACCCCATCTATACTCGTATTTTGAAAGAATAACTATTAATGAATATGAAATAGAGCCTAGTATACTTATGGACTATTTGTATAATGTTAAAAATCATGCAAAAAGTCTAGAGGATGAAGGTCATGAGTATCCTACTGAGTTTGAAATATTGACTGCTATAGCCTTAAAGTGTTTTAAAGATTACAAGGTAGATATAGCTATTTTAGAAGTGGGTATGGGTGGAATATATGATTCAACAAATGTAATTGAATCTCCTTTAGTATCTGTTATAACAAGCATAGGGTGTGATCATACTCAATATTTAGGTGATACCTTAAAGGAGATTGCACATAACAAAGCGGGTATAATAAAAACAAATGTACCAGTAGTAACTGGGGAAATAAATGATGATGCACTTAGTGTTATAAGGAAAAGGGCGACACAATTAAATGCACGCTTATTTCATGCCAATGAAATAAAAATAAAACTTCTTAAACCCCCAGATTTATCCGGATTTACTATTGATATTAAAGGATTAAGTATTAATATAGAATCGGTTAAAATTTCGTTACTAGGGGATTTCCAGCTTACCAATATTTCTGTCTCCATTTTAGTATTAGAAATACTAAAAAACAATGGGTATAAGATTACTAATGAAATAATAGCTAAAACATTCCCTTCATTAAAACACCCCGGTCGTTTAGAGATAGTTAGTAATAATCCTCTTGTAATAGTTGATGTTGCTCATAATCCACAAGGGTCACAGGCTTTAGCAAGATCACTTGAGACATTGCTACCTAATAAAAAGAAAGTTTTAGTATGTGGATTTCTTGATGATAAGGATATCCAAGAAAACTTAAAACCATTGGGGAACAAAACAAAAATTTGTATAATTACGAAACCTAAGAGTCATAGGTCTAGTAATTGGCATAATATAGCCTTTATTTGGCAACAGGAATTTCCGCATATTAAATTTATAGTAGAAGAAAATATACAACGAGCAGTTGAAAAAGGATTTAGTTTGGTGGGAACAGGCGAATATCTTCTAATAGCAGGTTCATTCTATTTATTGAGTGAAGCAAGACAATTATTTGTACAAAATTAA
- a CDS encoding RNA-binding protein: MQNVEEKILISRIQDLCKQASRGNVVVSDFLDLRQQELASLVINYIKNTNFDYFFYGGFSEAERKRLIISPQWQENPDNLIKCIEIKPIGKNGYLEHRDYLGALLNLGIKREKLGDIVIQNGSAYLFVDSLLVDYIIINLTKVKKLTVRLQQFFGEFEYINPGKKYIKTTIPSLRLDAVVSAAFNMPRSDSSRLISGEYVKVNQKTIIKNSHIVNEKDLISVRGKGRVTVEELGGITRKNRHHVLLSL; encoded by the coding sequence GTGCAAAATGTGGAAGAAAAAATACTAATTTCTAGAATTCAAGATTTATGTAAACAGGCTTCTAGAGGTAATGTAGTAGTTAGTGATTTTTTAGACCTTAGGCAGCAAGAGCTAGCCTCATTAGTAATAAATTATATTAAAAACACTAACTTTGATTATTTTTTTTATGGTGGTTTTTCAGAAGCAGAAAGAAAACGCTTAATTATATCTCCTCAATGGCAAGAAAACCCAGATAACTTAATTAAATGTATTGAAATTAAACCAATAGGTAAAAATGGTTATTTAGAACATCGTGATTACCTAGGAGCACTACTTAATTTAGGTATTAAGCGTGAAAAGTTAGGGGATATAGTTATACAAAATGGTAGTGCATATCTATTTGTGGATTCTTTGCTTGTAGATTATATAATTATAAACTTAACTAAAGTTAAGAAACTTACTGTTCGTTTGCAACAATTTTTTGGGGAATTTGAGTACATAAATCCAGGAAAAAAATATATAAAAACCACGATACCTTCACTACGTTTAGATGCAGTAGTATCAGCAGCTTTTAATATGCCCAGGTCAGATTCTTCTCGGCTTATAAGCGGTGAGTATGTAAAAGTGAATCAAAAGACTATTATAAAAAATTCACATATAGTTAATGAAAAAGATCTTATATCAGTACGTGGAAAAGGGCGAGTTACAGTAGAAGAATTAGGTGGAATAACACGTAAAAATAGACATCATGTATTACTCTCCTTATAA